In a single window of the Terriglobus roseus genome:
- a CDS encoding GNAT family N-acetyltransferase yields MHHEYSLFEEVPDPVTFCQLRVDAGMSPRSIEAATAGLPRTIFGVLVRHAGKVVGMGRVVGDGGLCFQVSDIAVHPDHQARGLGKALVSRIVAYLHENVPAGSFVNLLADGEAHRLYAQFGFRPTAPGSIGMDLVIDRTTRAAKPVR; encoded by the coding sequence GTGCACCACGAGTACAGCCTGTTCGAAGAAGTGCCGGACCCGGTGACGTTCTGCCAGCTTCGGGTTGATGCCGGCATGTCGCCGCGCAGCATCGAGGCCGCTACTGCGGGATTGCCGCGAACGATCTTTGGTGTCCTCGTAAGACATGCGGGCAAAGTGGTGGGGATGGGACGCGTTGTCGGAGACGGAGGGCTTTGTTTTCAGGTCTCGGATATTGCGGTGCATCCCGATCATCAGGCGCGCGGTCTGGGCAAAGCGCTGGTGAGTCGCATCGTGGCATATCTTCATGAAAACGTTCCCGCCGGGTCATTCGTCAATCTCCTGGCGGATGGTGAGGCTCACAGGCTCTATGCGCAATTCGGTTTTCGTCCCACTGCACCGGGTTCGATCGGCATGGACCTGGTCATTGATCGAACGACACGGGCAGCCAAACCAGTAAGATAG
- a CDS encoding MerR family transcriptional regulator, translating to MATKRRSKGAYMISAVAEMYAIHPQTLRLYEREGLLRPSRSEGNTRLYTDEDLERLEFILNLARDLGVNIAGIAIILQMRERMEQMNSDMQNFVSYMRDEMLSRMQQPPRSEAGLVPMKRTVVVGKTVRKR from the coding sequence ATGGCTACCAAGCGACGCAGCAAAGGCGCCTACATGATCTCTGCCGTGGCAGAGATGTACGCCATTCATCCGCAGACGTTGCGGCTGTATGAGCGTGAAGGACTTCTGCGCCCATCGCGGTCTGAGGGCAACACGCGCCTGTATACCGACGAAGACCTGGAGCGGCTGGAGTTCATCCTGAATCTGGCGCGCGATCTTGGCGTGAATATTGCCGGGATCGCCATCATCCTGCAGATGCGGGAACGCATGGAGCAGATGAACAGCGACATGCAGAACTTCGTCAGCTACATGCGGGACGAGATGTTGAGCCGCATGCAGCAACCGCCACGGTCCGAGGCGGGACTGGTGCCGATGAAACGCACCGTCGTGGTTGGTAAGACGGTCCGCAAGCGTTGA
- a CDS encoding glycosyltransferase, translating into MLAAATPMHLGDVLFWTAVLGTVTSLVFCGLALAAALRFHRRRVVSLRTPATFTPPISLLKPLHGTQPGLETSIESFFQQDYPAPYEILFCARHLQDEGIQLAHSIAQRYPNQPVRYFACGEPLYPNPKMFSLGVMSEGAAYPHLVTSDADARVSPDYLLQCVQALAPGHTVKGRQVELASCLYIGHVDKGGLFTRLDAVGKTVEMGSGVLVADMLSGTDFALGVTMVLQKRTFADGGGYADLGNHWAEDFVLGNRLAHAGRGVEMSTHVIKLIVADQGVVRSFRDQLRWMQSTRRSRPAGHLGTGLTFAMPFGLLGFAVEAARAHWGAAFAFLAIAIVNRMLQAFTMLRVLGAEDVAFQTLIYPLRDLLGFIVWCSSYLPADTSYHGTRFRIMPDGTLKADGAQP; encoded by the coding sequence ATGCTTGCTGCCGCCACTCCCATGCACCTGGGCGATGTGCTTTTCTGGACCGCCGTTCTCGGGACCGTGACATCGCTCGTCTTCTGCGGCCTTGCGCTTGCGGCGGCGCTACGCTTCCATCGCCGCCGAGTAGTCTCACTTCGTACTCCCGCGACCTTTACTCCGCCCATCAGCCTGCTGAAGCCATTGCACGGCACGCAGCCTGGTCTGGAGACGAGCATTGAAAGTTTCTTTCAGCAGGACTATCCGGCGCCCTATGAGATTCTCTTCTGCGCGCGCCACCTTCAGGATGAGGGCATCCAGCTCGCGCATTCGATTGCGCAGCGCTATCCGAATCAGCCGGTACGGTATTTCGCCTGTGGCGAGCCGCTGTACCCCAACCCCAAGATGTTCTCACTGGGTGTGATGAGTGAGGGCGCGGCCTACCCGCACCTGGTAACAAGCGACGCCGATGCACGCGTGTCTCCGGACTACCTGCTGCAGTGTGTCCAGGCGCTTGCACCGGGTCACACCGTCAAGGGAAGACAGGTTGAACTGGCATCGTGCCTTTACATCGGTCACGTGGACAAGGGTGGCCTCTTCACACGACTCGACGCCGTCGGGAAGACGGTCGAAATGGGGTCCGGCGTGCTGGTCGCCGACATGCTCAGCGGCACAGATTTCGCGCTGGGCGTGACCATGGTTCTCCAGAAAAGGACCTTCGCCGATGGTGGCGGTTATGCCGATCTTGGAAATCACTGGGCGGAGGACTTCGTGCTGGGCAATCGGCTCGCTCACGCGGGCCGTGGCGTGGAGATGTCCACGCATGTGATCAAGCTGATTGTGGCGGACCAAGGTGTGGTCCGGTCGTTTCGCGATCAACTGCGGTGGATGCAGAGCACGCGGCGCTCGCGGCCCGCGGGACATCTTGGAACAGGATTGACGTTTGCCATGCCATTTGGTCTGCTCGGATTTGCAGTGGAGGCGGCGCGAGCGCATTGGGGCGCAGCGTTTGCGTTCCTTGCCATTGCAATCGTCAACCGTATGCTGCAGGCGTTTACCATGCTGCGCGTGCTGGGCGCTGAGGACGTGGCATTTCAGACGCTGATCTATCCACTGCGCGACCTGCTGGGATTCATCGTCTGGTGCAGCAGCTATCTGCCCGCGGACACCAGCTATCACGGCACCAGGTTCCGCATCATGCCGGACGGCACGTTGAAGGCGGACGGAGCGCAGCCTTAG